In Tribolium castaneum strain GA2 chromosome 4, icTriCast1.1, whole genome shotgun sequence, one DNA window encodes the following:
- the LOC107397397 gene encoding GILT-like protein 1 — protein sequence MHSSAWLCTIFLCLTLTQGQLQVSIYYESLCPDSLRFITTQLYPTYPSFANYLRLDLVPFGKATASKSSGHWKFRCQHGPRECYNNKIHTCVIAHNPPKPTLNFINCAMKSPDSPKMCAIESGISWNVISNCLNSGQADVLLAQNGDKTNAVTPPIDYVPTIIFNGVYRKAMQNFAEKHFAKSVCSQLKNQPHVCKKLRTL from the exons ATGCATTCAAGTGCGTGGTTGTGTACCATTTTCTTGTGTCTGACTTTAACACAA GGACAATTACAAGTTTCCATCTACTATGAATCGTTATGTCCTGACAGCCTGCGTTTTATCACAACCCAACTTTACCCTACTTATCCGAGCTTTGCAAATTATTTGAGACTCGATTTGGTCCCGTTTGGCAAAGCTACa GCATCAAAATCATCAGGTCACTGGAAATTTCGTTGCCAACATGGCCCTCGTGAATGTTACAACAATAAAATCCACACATGTGTTATCGCTCACAACCCCCCAAAACCCACTCTAAATTTCATCAACTGTGCCATGAAATCACCAGACTCGCCAAAAATG TGTGCGATAGAGAGCGGTATATCGTGGAACGTAATCAGTAATTGTCTCAATTCGGGCCAAGCTGATGTTTTACTAGCCCAAAATGGTGACAAAACGAATGCGGTGACTCCGCCAATTGATTATGTGCCAACTATAATTTTCAATGGAGTTTACAGAAAGGCCATGCAgaattttgctgaaaaacaTTTCGCAAAAAGTGTTTGTTCACAACTGAAGAACCAACCCCACGTTTGTAAAAAACTTAGAACTTTGTAA
- the LOC135265882 gene encoding GILT-like protein 1 yields MQLVILLFAVVSFGISAKAVPLNVSVYYESLCPDSIKFITTQLYPTYQLIPSELNIQLVPFGNAKIANLSDGTLNLTCQHGPDECYGNEIQACAIFFDLKDSIDFVNCAMASDDPSGDTFLSQCANSSDMSWIRIKQCVDSGLGDDLFVQNGNLTPDFINYVPTIIFYGVYNDTLQEQGEKEFLKTVCVLLGQEPNCASYL; encoded by the exons atgcaattagtGATTTTGTTATTTGCTGTTGTGTCGTTTGGCATTTCGGCTAAG GCCGTTCCTTTGAACGTTTCAGTGTATTACGAGTCATTGTGTCCTGATAGTATCAAGTTTATCACAACTCAGCTTTATCCAACTTACCAATTAATTCCATCAGAGTTAAACATTCAGTTAGTGCCATTTGGTAACGCAAAAATTGCGAATTTGTCAGACGGTACTTTAAATTTGACTTGTCAACATGGTCCAGATGAGTGTTACGGCAATGAAATTCAAGCGTGTgcgatttttttcgatttgaaAGATTCAATTGATTTTGTAAATTGTGCAATGGCAAGTGATGATCCAAGTGGAGATACGTTTTTGAGCCAA tgTGCTAATTCGAGCGATATGTCCTGGATCAGGATCAAGCAATGTGTGGATAGTGGTCTAGGTGATGATTTATTCGTCCAAAATGGAAATCTAACTCCCGATTTTATCAATTATgttccaacaataattttttatggtgTTTACAATGACACGCTACAGGAGCAAGGAGAGAAGGAATTTTTGAAGACGGTTTGTGTTTTGTTGGGTCAAGAACCGAATTGTGCTAGTTATTTGTAA